CCTTCCACTTGAGCTTTTTTTGTTGCATCAAAAGCGGTGGCGCTATCTTTGAAAAAAACAATCAATTTTTGCTCGTCTTCCGAAGCATAAACTATCTTAGCTTTTCCTTCGTATAGTTTGTTCATAGTGTTATAATAACACAGCGGAGGGAGAGTTTTGCTGGGGTCTTTGATAAAGAGTTTGATTTTAGAGAGAAAGGAGTTTGAGGGGAGAAGGTTCTTGGGGATCTTCAATCAGAATCATCTAAGAATCCTTGAGGAGTATCTGAAAACAGACTTTGGCTCTCATAAAAGGAAAAGCAGACCTTTCGTAGGTTACTACTTTGGAAAATGGTTCTATGTATGTCTTTTGACAACGTTAGAAAGGGATCAAACTAAGAGAGTAGATCTAAATCTTTGCGATAAAAAAGGGTGTAATTTTAACTTCCAAAAAACGTCCTACATCTTTTATGACAGAAAAAATAAAGGCTTTTATCTGTATCAACTTCCAAAGGACCTTATAAAAGGGTATTCCTTTTGTGGTTATTGTAAAGATTTAGAACACATAGACAAACTGCAGGCGATATAAGCTATGGATTACAAAGAGCTTTTGATTAAGTTTGCGGAAGGAAAAGGAACACCTAAGGAGAGGGAATTTTTAAAAAACACCATTGCAAAGTTTGTAAGACAGATAGGAAAGGAAGAAAGCTTTAAGAAACGTTGGGGTGACGATTATGTGGAAGAGCTTCTTTCAAAACTAAGTGTAAAAGTTATTTCCCAAAAAGACCTTATAAAAGAAAAGAGTTTTGTAAGTTGGAAGTATTTTTTAAGCATAATCAAGTCTTGTGTAATAGAATTTTACCAAGAGTTGAGAAGCCTGCAAGAGTTTCCTTATGAGGAAGCAAAAAATCCTAAAACGGAAGAGAACAATAGAAGCGTAGAAGAAACTGGTATATTTGCCTATGAAGAAAAGGTAGAAGAAAAGATTGAAGCTGAAGAGTTTTATGAGTATATGTTAAACTTCTTGGAAGAAAAGGATTATCCCATCCTTTGCTATTATCTTTGTAAAGAGTTTCAAAAAGATTGTAAAAAACCGGAGGGCCTTTCTGAGACAAACCTATACAAACGCTGGGAAAGGTTGAAGAAAAAGCTAAGAGACCATTTAACCTACGAGCCTTCTGCTGAAGCGATGAAATACTTCATTGACAAATTCCTGTCAGAAATATGTAAAAAGCTTGGTTATATATAGACTAAGAGGTGAATGATCATGGTGGATCTTGAGGAACTTAAAACTCTTTTAAAGTTTTATAAGAGCTCTTTAGGTGACGAAAAATATACGGTAAAGGAAGAAAAGAGAGTGCCCGTAGAAGTGGGCCAGGTGCGTGTGCTCTTTTGGCAACCTGAAGAATATGTGCTCATTTTCCATATAGAAGAAGAGGGGCTGGTGCATGCTGTTCCGCTTACAATCTGGACAGACCTCACAACATGCTTACTGAAGATTCACCTGATAAGCGGGCTTGACAAAACTCGCAAAATACTTGCTCCCTTACCTTTCTATGTCTATCTAAGAAAAGAGGTTTTGGAAGAAGAAAGCTTTCCAATCTACATAGTAAGGCAGGACACAATAGAAAAGGTCCTAAAGGTGGTAGAACGGGCTCCCACTTGGTCTTCTATAAAACCAAAAAGAGAGTTTATAAAATTAGTCTGGAAGCGCTATAGCGAACTGACTTTGGGAAGTATTTTAGCTACTCATATACAAAGAGAGCTACAGGCAGAGGAAGAAGAACAAAAAGCCATAATAATTTCTTATCCTGTCTTCTTATATCAAAAACACTACAACATACTACAAGCATACCAACGAGCCGCAAGTACAAACGCTTTAAAGGGGGAAAATTGGCTTGGTATAGCTGAGGAAAACAAAATTGTCATATACTTGCCTCAAGAGTGCGAGGGAAAGAGGATAAAGGTAAAACTCTTTGATAGCGTAATCTACGAAGGAAAAGGAGCGGATAAGCTGATTATTGAGAACCTTCCTAAGGAGCTGAAATCCCACGAATATTTGGAGGAACACTTACATGTGGAAGTTTTGGAAGATTGAATTACCACACTTTCAAATCTTTCTAAAAAGTGGAAAGTTTGATGACAAAGTGGATGAGCTATACAACCAATTTTGGGATCTTCCATACTCTCATCAATATGAACTCATCACATACTCAAAGGAAAAGGGTGTATTCCCGTCTGTGGAGACCTTTAAAAAGGTTTTCAAAGTTTCTGAGGAGAGCGTAAAGGAATTTTTCAGGGCAGAGCACAGAACTTTTAGATTTCCTGTGGTTTCCAGCGAAGGTAAAGGGGAGCTTGTGAATGCAATAATCATAAAAAATCTCAAGGAAGTTATAACAAATCTAAAACAAATAAAAAGACATCTAAGTCCTATAAAAGAGTTTCTTAACAGTGGTTTTGCGGTGTTTTTTGACAGAGAATTTGCAGGAGCAAGCTTTCAACTTCCCACAGTCTTGAACCTTTATGTGGAAAACTTACCAGAGGATGCCCTCTTTACAGGAGCAGTAGATAAAAAGGGGAATATAAAATCTGTGGATGGCATTGAAGAAAAGAAAAAGTTGGCAAAGGAATTAGGTTTAAGGCTTGTGGAACCTTACCACTTCAACACCGTTGATGAAATAAAAGAACTGCTTGACGCAGAGATTTATCAAATGCCCATATACATCACAAAAACCCAAGATAGATGGGAAGGAGAGTTTAAAAGCTTTTTAAAGGCAACAGGCATTTCGGAACATTACCTTAAAAAGCTTGAGGTGTTGATAGGTTTGGAAACAAAGCCTATAATAACCGGACAGCTTACAGGAAAAGTTTGGGAAGAGGTCCTTAGGGAATTCTGGAGAAGGTTTAAGGAAACTGAGAAAAAACTCCATAGCAAAGAAGAATGGCACATAGCCATAAACGGTCCTTCTGCCCTTGCCTTTGCCTTAGGCGTGCTCTTTGGTAGTCAAAAGCCCTTTGTGTTTTATCACTACCAAAATAACTCCTACTATCCAATAGTGGTAGAAAATGTTAGACAGCTAAAAGAAAGAAACAAGCAGTTACAAAAGGTTAGATTTAAGTTTGAAAAGGGGGGTAAAAACTTGGTAGTTATGTTCTCCTTTGCCCATCACGACATGGAAAGCAAAGTGAAGGAGTATATCTCACAAAGATTAGAAAATCCGTCCTATTTACTGATTGAATCGGAAAGTTCAGGGAACATATCGGTTGAAGACATGAAGGATGTAGCCAAAGAGTGTGCAAGCCTTATACAGGACATAAAAAAAGAACAGAGCTTTGATGAGTTTCACTTTTTCTTTTCTACTCCCGTGCCTATAGCCTTTATGGTGGGTTTGGCCTTTGGTCACTACGAGGAAGGTTGGATATACAACTACAGCGGTGGTTATGAGCCGGTTTTGTCCATCTCTTTCCTTAGAAAACTAAGGGAGGGAAGGCATGAAAAAGCTTACCTTTGAGCTTGAGTTTATAACGCCAGCCTTTTTGGGTGGTGCGGACCCCCTAAAGCCCGAGCTAAGGCCTGCCAGTTTTGTAGGTCTTTTGCGCTTTTGGTGGAGAGCCCTAAAAAGTGAATGCAATATAGAAA
Above is a genomic segment from Thermocrinis jamiesonii containing:
- a CDS encoding SAVED domain-containing protein, producing MWKFWKIELPHFQIFLKSGKFDDKVDELYNQFWDLPYSHQYELITYSKEKGVFPSVETFKKVFKVSEESVKEFFRAEHRTFRFPVVSSEGKGELVNAIIIKNLKEVITNLKQIKRHLSPIKEFLNSGFAVFFDREFAGASFQLPTVLNLYVENLPEDALFTGAVDKKGNIKSVDGIEEKKKLAKELGLRLVEPYHFNTVDEIKELLDAEIYQMPIYITKTQDRWEGEFKSFLKATGISEHYLKKLEVLIGLETKPIITGQLTGKVWEEVLREFWRRFKETEKKLHSKEEWHIAINGPSALAFALGVLFGSQKPFVFYHYQNNSYYPIVVENVRQLKERNKQLQKVRFKFEKGGKNLVVMFSFAHHDMESKVKEYISQRLENPSYLLIESESSGNISVEDMKDVAKECASLIQDIKKEQSFDEFHFFFSTPVPIAFMVGLAFGHYEEGWIYNYSGGYEPVLSISFLRKLREGRHEKAYL